A region of Rhodamnia argentea isolate NSW1041297 chromosome 9, ASM2092103v1, whole genome shotgun sequence DNA encodes the following proteins:
- the LOC115737120 gene encoding pentatricopeptide repeat-containing protein At4g22760: protein MIVSELKFLLTRRLTLKQARQIHATILVHKFHHLKPLLVHQLLVYSPTCSFELLRYVKSILRHSQSPDSFSWGCLIRFLSQHGRFREACSAYGEMQALGLCPSTFAVSSALRACARIEDVVGGRLVHAQVNKYGFSGCVYVQTALVDLYSRLGDVQTAQKVFDEMPKRNVVSWNSILFGYLRLRNLDMARKLFSEIPEKDVISWNSMISGYAKAGDMKRAGALFQQMPERNSASWNAMLSGYVDCGNIDLARELFDAMPQRSEVSWITMIGGYSKCGDVESARLLFDHFGEKNLLLYNAMIACYAQNGRPAEALQLFNGMIECGVKIFPDKITFSSIISACSQLGDLKFGSWIESQMEKLGIEKDDHLATALIDLYAKCGSIHKAYELFNSLKKKDLVAYSAMILGYAVNGKAVDAIQLFEEMVDARICPNSVTFTGLLTAYSHTGLVEEGYRSFNSMKNYGLAPAADHYGIMVDLLGRAGHLEDAYNLIKTMPMQPHAGVWGALLLACRSHNNVEIGEIAAQHCFKLEPDRAGYRSLLSNIYASVGRWTDAKQMREVVEEKASAKIPGYSWVESI, encoded by the coding sequence ATGATCGTGTCCGAACTAAAGTTCTTGTTGACTCGACGTTTAACTCTAAAGCAAGCTCGACAAATTCACGCCACCATCCTCGTCCACAAATTTCATCATCTTAAGCCTCTATTGGTACATCAGCTTCTCGTTTATTCTCCAACCTGCTCTTTTGAGTTACTTCGATATGTGAAATCGATCCTTCGGCACTCGCAAAGCCCGGATTCCTTTTCGTGGGGTTGCTTGATTCGCTTCTTGTCTCAGCATGGCCGATTCAGAGAGGCCTGCTCTGCGTATGGCGAAATGCAGGCGCTTGGATTGTGTCCGAGTACGTTCGCTGTTTCTTCTGCTCTGAGAGCATGTGCTAGGATTGAAGATGTTGTTGGTGGGAGGTTGGTTCATGCCCAGGTTAATAAGTATGGCTTCAGTGGCTGCGTCTACGTGCAAACAGCGCTTGTGGATTTGTATTCAAGATTGGGTGATGTGCAAACCGCTCAGAAggtttttgatgaaatgcccaaGAGAAATGTTGTTTCTTGGAATTCGATTTTGTTTGGGTACTTGAGATTACGAAATCTTGATATGGCGCGAAAACTTTTTAGTGAGATTCCAGAGAAGGATGTTATATCTTGGAACTCGATGATTTCTGGGTATGCCAAAGCAGGGGATATGAAGCGGGCAGGGGCTTTGTTTCAGCAGATGCCGGAAAGAAATTCAGCTTCTTGGAATGCTATGCTTAGTGGATACGTTGATTGCGGGAACATTGACTTGGCTCGAGAACTTTTTGATGCAATGCCCCAAAGAAGCGAGGTTTCTTGGATCACAATGATCGGTGGCTACTCAAAATGTGGGGATGTCGAGTCAGCTCGTCTTCTCTTTGACCATTTCGGCGAGAAGAATCTGCTTCTATATAATGCCATGATAGCGTGCTACGCTCAAAATGGCAGACCCGCAGAAGCCCTTCAATTATTTAATGGTATGATCGAGTGTGGTGTGAAAATTTTTCCTGATAAGATTACGTTTTCCAGCATTATATCAGCTTGTTCACAGCTGGGAGATTTGAAGTTTGGATCATGGATTGAATCGCAGATGGAGAAGCTTGGTATTGAGAAGGATGACCATTTGGCTACAGCTTTGATTGACTTGTATGCTAAGTGTGGAAGTATCCATAAGGCATACGAGCTGTTCAACAGCTTAAAGAAGAAGGATTTGGTTGCTTATTCAGCAATGATTCTAGGATATGCTGTAAATGGTAAGGCAGTTGATGCAATACAACTGTTTGAAGAGATGGTGGATGCCCGCATATGCCCTAATTCAGTCACTTTCACTGGATTATTAACTGCCTATAGCCACACTGGTTTGGTTGAAGAGGGATACAGATCCTTCAACTCCATGAAAAACTATGGTCTTGCGCCTGCTGCCGACCATTATGGAATAATGGTTGATCTACTGGGCCGGGCTGGGCATTTAGAAGATGCATATAATCTAATAAAGACCATGCCTATGCAGCCCCATGCTGGTGTTTGGGGAGCCCTGCTTCTTGCTTGCAGGTCACACAACAATGTAGAGATTGGGGAGATTGCGGCTCAGCATTG
- the LOC115736892 gene encoding protein cornichon homolog 4-like yields MWDLYAWLGSFFIIIALLVIIVFQLMCLADLEFDYINPYDSSSRINRVVMPEFIGQGALCFFYLVTGHWFMSLLCVPYLYHNVQLYMRRQHLVDVTEIYNMLKWEKKQRLFKLAYLILLLFLSIFWMIMGALNEHD; encoded by the exons ATGTGGGATCTCTACGCATGGCTCGGgtctttcttcatcatcatAGCTCTGCTCGTCATCATCGTCTTCCAG CTCATGTGCTTGGCAGATCTGGAGTTTGATTATATAAATCCTTATGATTCCTCGTCGCGTATAAACAGAGTGGTGATGCCAGAGTTTATTGGGCAAGGAGCGTTATGCTTCTTCTATCTGGTAACGGGGCATTGGTTTATGTCCCTATTATGTGTTCCATATCTATACCACAATGTGCAATT GTACATGCGAAGGCAGCATCTTGTTGATGTCACAGAGATATACAACATGCTGAAGTGGGAAAAGAAACAGCGGCTTTTCAAGCTGGCTTATCTGATTTTATTGCTCTTCCTCTCCATATTTTG GATGATCATGGGTGCGCTGAATGAACACGATTGA
- the LOC115736891 gene encoding uncharacterized protein At4g22758, with the protein MSQKARSHPRRAPPSGARKPDPHRLPSPSPPPRRNPPPARRSSVNKQRKPAAESLLKRSSSEPSLGRFGSVEDGVGRSIVRRSNHGGSLSRRETGMDVYAASAASSSSSSLLGMTSPPPNYEGLEGDAKVVVNVTVEGSPGPIRAMVRLGSSVEDTVRLVMDRYGREGRAPKLQPHDALASFELHPSHFSLHGLDKSELIGHVGSRSFYLRRSSNGRSTSEASASFIPEAVPAKSSSPAILPSLFLAPTFVARRIGKIIRRTPKLWRFFICFE; encoded by the exons ATGTCGCAGAAGGCTCGGTCACACCCGCGGCGGGCCCCCCCGTCCGGTGCCCGGAAACCCGATCCTCACCGCCTGCCGTCCCCGTCGCCTCCCCCTCGGAGAAACCCGCCGCCGGCTCGCCGATCGTCGGTCAACAAGCAGCGGAAACCGGCAGCTGAGAGCCTGCTGAAAAGATCGTCCTCGGAGCCGAGTCTGGGGAGATTTGGCTCGGTCGAGGATGGTGTCGGTAGGAGCATCGTCAGGAGGTCAAACCACGGAGGAAGTCTGTCCAGGCGGGAGACGGGCATGGATGTCTATGCGGCTTCGGcggcgtcgtcgtcgtcttcttctctgTTGGGCATGACTTCTCCTCCACCGAATTACGAG GGACTGGAGGGAGATGCGAAGGTGGTGGTGAACGTGACGGTGGAAGGAAGCCCGGGGCCTATAAGGGCCATGGTGAGGCTGGGGTCCAGCGTGGAGGACACCGTCAGGCTCGTCATGGACCGTTACGGCCGCGAAGGCCGGGCTCCCAAGCTTCAGCCCCACGACGCCCTGGCTTCTTTCGAGCTGCACCCCTCTCACTTCAGCCTCCACG GTCTGGACAAATCAGAACTGATTGGACATGTGGGCAGCAGAAGCTTCTATCTGCGTAGAAGCAGCAATGGTCGCAGTACAAGTGAAGCCTCTGCTTCTTTCATTCCGGAAGCCGTGCCTGCGAAGTCAAGCTCTCCGGCGATCCTGCCTTCTCTGTTCTTGGCGCCGACTTTCGTCGCCCGGAGAATCGGAAAAATCATCCGGAGAACGCCTAAGCTTTGGAGgttcttcatttgttttgaaTGA
- the LOC115736890 gene encoding methylsterol monooxygenase 1-1-like isoform X2, which produces MLPYRTIADAEAALGRSLTSAEALWFDYSAAKSDYFLYCHNILFLCLIFSLVPLPTVLLQLARPSGFDRFKIQPKVRLSSSEVFKCYKDVMKMFFLVVSPLQLASYPTVKMVGIRTGLPLPSFWEILAQLLIYFMIEDYTNYWLHRWLHCKWGYEKIHRVHHEYTAPIGFAAPYAHWAEILILGIPSFLGPAFVPGHMITLWLWIALRQIEAIDTHSGYDLPWSPAKYIPFYGGADHHDYHHYVGGLSHSNFASVFTYCDFIYGTDKGYRYQKKLLEKIKEEWRSGDSTRDLKDD; this is translated from the exons ATGCTGCCTTACCGGACGATCGCCGACGCCGAGGCGGCGCTCGGCCGGAGCCTCACCTCCGCCGAGGCCCTCTGGTTCGACTACTCCGCTGCCAAGTCGGATTACTTCCTCTACTGCCACAACATCCTCTTCCTCTGCCTCATCTTCTCCCTCGTCCCCCTCCCCACCGTGCTCCTGCAGCTCGCCCGCCCCTCCGGCTTCGACCGCTTCAAGATCCAGCCCAAGGTCCGCCTCTCCTCCTCCGAGGTTTTCAAGTGCTACAAGGACGTCATGAAGATGTTCTTCCTCGTCGTCAGCCCGTTGCAGCTCGCCTCGTACCCGACCGTCAAG ATGGTTGGGATCAGGACAGGATTGCCATTGCCATCATTCTGGGAGATTCTGGCGCAGCTCTTGATCTATTTCATGATTGAGGATTACACCAACTACTGGTTGCACAGATGGTTGCACTGCAAATGGGGGTATGAGAAGATCCACAGGGTTCACCATGAGTACACTGCTCCAATTGGTTTTGCGGCGCCATACGCGCACTGGGCTGAGATTCTAATCCTGGGAATCCCTTCTTTTCTTGGGCCTGCTTTTGTTCCTGGGCACATGATCACATTGTGGTTGTGGATTGCTTTACGACAGATTGAGGCCATCGACACTCACAGCGG TTATGACTTGCCCTGGAGTCCTGCGAAGTACATTCCATTTTATGGTGGCGCAGACCATCATGATTACCATCACTATGTGGGCGGTTTAAGTCACAGCAACTTTGCTTCAGTGTTTACCTATTGTGACTTCATCTATGGAACTGATAAG GGCTATCGGTATCAGAAGAAACTCCTCGAGAAG ATTAAGGAGGAATGGAGAAGTGGCGATTCTACTCGAGATCTTAAAGATGACTAG
- the LOC115736890 gene encoding methylsterol monooxygenase 1-1-like isoform X1 — protein MLPYRTIADAEAALGRSLTSAEALWFDYSAAKSDYFLYCHNILFLCLIFSLVPLPTVLLQLARPSGFDRFKIQPKVRLSSSEVFKCYKDVMKMFFLVVSPLQLASYPTVKMVGIRTGLPLPSFWEILAQLLIYFMIEDYTNYWLHRWLHCKWGYEKIHRVHHEYTAPIGFAAPYAHWAEILILGIPSFLGPAFVPGHMITLWLWIALRQIEAIDTHSGYDLPWSPAKYIPFYGGADHHDYHHYVGGLSHSNFASVFTYCDFIYGTDKGYRYQKKLLEKMKADQIKEEWRSGDSTRDLKDD, from the exons ATGCTGCCTTACCGGACGATCGCCGACGCCGAGGCGGCGCTCGGCCGGAGCCTCACCTCCGCCGAGGCCCTCTGGTTCGACTACTCCGCTGCCAAGTCGGATTACTTCCTCTACTGCCACAACATCCTCTTCCTCTGCCTCATCTTCTCCCTCGTCCCCCTCCCCACCGTGCTCCTGCAGCTCGCCCGCCCCTCCGGCTTCGACCGCTTCAAGATCCAGCCCAAGGTCCGCCTCTCCTCCTCCGAGGTTTTCAAGTGCTACAAGGACGTCATGAAGATGTTCTTCCTCGTCGTCAGCCCGTTGCAGCTCGCCTCGTACCCGACCGTCAAG ATGGTTGGGATCAGGACAGGATTGCCATTGCCATCATTCTGGGAGATTCTGGCGCAGCTCTTGATCTATTTCATGATTGAGGATTACACCAACTACTGGTTGCACAGATGGTTGCACTGCAAATGGGGGTATGAGAAGATCCACAGGGTTCACCATGAGTACACTGCTCCAATTGGTTTTGCGGCGCCATACGCGCACTGGGCTGAGATTCTAATCCTGGGAATCCCTTCTTTTCTTGGGCCTGCTTTTGTTCCTGGGCACATGATCACATTGTGGTTGTGGATTGCTTTACGACAGATTGAGGCCATCGACACTCACAGCGG TTATGACTTGCCCTGGAGTCCTGCGAAGTACATTCCATTTTATGGTGGCGCAGACCATCATGATTACCATCACTATGTGGGCGGTTTAAGTCACAGCAACTTTGCTTCAGTGTTTACCTATTGTGACTTCATCTATGGAACTGATAAG GGCTATCGGTATCAGAAGAAACTCCTCGAGAAG ATGAAGGCGGATCAGATTAAGGAGGAATGGAGAAGTGGCGATTCTACTCGAGATCTTAAAGATGACTAG